A part of Crassostrea angulata isolate pt1a10 chromosome 5, ASM2561291v2, whole genome shotgun sequence genomic DNA contains:
- the LOC128182962 gene encoding uncharacterized protein LOC128182962 produces the protein MCEIQRQNTQCPMPYIGRCFPLIENNTEFRFTCIIYSTSLSILLKDDQCILITKTKGSNDFLAQCYEKDDCLPGVTSPKPATTNIPHVTLASTNDPSTPNATNPIPDSLKKSMEPRNGFNWTTFIIVLVIAVVCFAIVVLVYYTIVPFWIGHHIYNLVRSS, from the exons ATGTGTGAGATTCAGCGACAAAATACTCAGTGTCCGATGCCTTACATTGGAAGATGTTTTccattaattgaaaataatactGAATTTCGTTTTACCTgtattatttattcaacaaGTCTCTCCATTCTTTTAAAAG aTGACCAGTGCATTTTAATAACAAAGACTAAAGGATCAAATGACTTTTTGGCTCAGTGCTATG AAAAAGATGACTGCTTGCCTGGTGTAACCAGTCCCAAACCTGCGACCACCAATATCCCACATGTAACCTTGGCCAGTACTA ACGATCCTTCAACTCCTAATGCCACCAATCCCATACCAGATTCACTCAAAAAAAGTATGG AGCCACGTAATGGATTCAACTGGACTACTTTCATAATTGTACTGGTCATAGCGGTTGTGTGCTTTGCCATCGTTGTTCTTGTATATTACACAATTGTACCTTTCTGGATTGGACATCATATCTATAATCTTGTAAGATCATCATGA